The Spirosoma oryzicola region ATGAAAACGCTACTTACATTATCCCTTCTTGTAATCGGCTTTAGCGCAATGGCGCAACGGTCGTCGTTTAGTAAAGAAGTGACGACCGACGGTCAGCAACTTCGTATTCGTGTTGATGCGCAACAGGGGGAGCATTCGGTTCATTACAACCGTTCCTTCGACGTGTCAGAAATGGACGCCAGAGCTGTCAAAGCACTAGAAAATCACATCCTCGATTCACTAGATCAGGCCTTTGAGGGGCGGTATGCTGGAATGTTCAACGAACGCAGACACGACGCGAAGCCCAGAAAAAAACAGGAGGAATCGAGTTATACCGTCAGCGTTACGACCAGCACTACCGAGAGTCGCGATGAAACGGCGGTGGCCAAAGCGACGGGTGAGCTTTCGGCGAGCGATACTACACCTTTGTCGGTTATTCACCGGGAAGACAAAGAGAACGGGCGGCTATGGATGCAGTATACGTTTCAACGGGATGGCGACGAGCTCGTGTTTGAGCGTACGGCCAATGTACTCGGCAAAAGCGACCGTGAAAAGAAAGCGATCATCCGGGAAACGGAGCGTAGCCTGGGCCTTAAATCCGTGAATCAATAAAAAATACGACCTTCAGAAGGGCCACCGGGAGCAAGCGTAATCTTGCTCCCTGATTCTTCATGGACAATCAATTCGTTTGCCGAGACTATACAAGCGAAACTGCAACCACATCATGCGGGTAATTTCTTCGGGACGATGTTGGCTGTTGGCGACGGTCGGTGGAGGAAACGGGCCTATAAATTTGCAACCTCATGTTGACAAGCTATCTCAAAATTGCCTGGCGAACGCTTCAAAAACAGCGCGGTCTCACCTTTATCAACATCGCTGGCCTGGCGGTCGGCCTGGCATGCTGTCTGCTCATTACGCTGTATGTGCTCGATGAGCTAAGCTATGACCGGTACAACACGAAAGCCGATCGAATCTACCGGGTGCAGGCCGATATCAAGTTCGGCGGTAACGATGTTCACCTTGCCGTAACGCCCGATCCAATGGGGCCAACGCTCAAGAAAGATTACCCGCAGGTCGAGCAATTTGTCCGCCTGCACCAACGGGGTACATGGTTGGTCAAGCGGGCTGGTAGCCCAACGAATTTGCGGGAAGATAACATCACGTTTGCCGATTCTACCCTGTTTGACGTATTCACGCTACCCCTGCTGACGGGTGATCCTAAACGAGCACTGGCTGAACCCAATACCGTCGTCATCAGTGAGTCGGCTGCCAAGCGACACTTCGGGAAGCAAAACCCGGTCGGACAGATTCTGGTGTTTGATAATAACGAATCGTATCGCGTATCAGGAGTGATGCAGGATATGCCGAAGAACGCGCATTTCCACAGTGATTTTTTCGTGACCATGCTCAGTGACAAGTACCCCTGGGGGCAGTGGTTGAGCAATAATTATCATACGTATATTGTGCTGAAACCCGGTACGGACCCTGCCGTTTTTGCCCAAAATTTCGAGACCGTCATTCAGAAATACGCCGGACCACAGGCCCAGCAGATGGTTGGTGTTACCATCGATCAATTTCGAAAATCAGGGAACCGGCTGAACTACTGGATGACACCGCTCACCGACATTCATCTTCGCTCAAAACAACAGATCGAACTAGCCCCCAACGGCGATATTCAGTACGTCTACATTTTCTCGGCGGTGGCGCTTTTCATTCTGCTGATCGCCTGCATCAATTTCATGAATCTGGCTACGGCCCGTTCGGCCAACCGGGCGCGGGAAGTGGGTGTTCGGAAGGTTCTCGGATCGGAGCGTAATCAATTAGTTGGTCAGTTTATGACCGAGTCGGTCTTAACAACCGTACTGGCGATGCTGGTAGCGTTGGTAATCGTCGGTATCGCCTTGCCCGGCTTTAACGCACTGGCCGCCAAAGAGATGCGTATTGAGCAACTGATGTCGCCGGTTATGCTGTCTATCCTGGTCGTTTTACCGATAAGCGTTGGCTTACTGGCGGGTATTTATCCGGCTTTGTTTCTGTCGTCGTTTCGTCCGATTACCGTTTTAAAAGGTAAACTGAACGTGAGTTTCCGAAGCGCCGGATTACGAAGCGGCCTGGTCGTGTTTCAATTTATGATGTCGATTATCCTGATTGTCGGCACCATCATCGTCTATCGTCAGCTAACGTACATTCGAACCAAAAATCTGGGCTTCAACCGGGAGCGGGTGCTGAAGATCAACGATGCCTACGCGCTCAACAAGCAAGCCGAAACGTTCAGGCAGGAAGTGCTGCGGCTGCCGGGCGTCGTTAGCGGCAGTATGTCGGGCTATTTGCCAACGCCATCCGATCGAAGCGACCAGTCGTTTTTTCCGGAAGGGCAGGTCGATCAGAAGAAAGCGGTTAGTATGCAAAAATGGCTTGTCGATTACGATTATGTGCAAACGCTTGGTATGCAGCTAACCAACGGACGAAATTTCTCGCGGGGGTTTGGCTCCGATTCGTCGGGCATCATCCTGAATGAGACAGCGGCTAAACTGTTTGGCGGAAAAAATATCATTGGTAAACGTATCGCAACCTTCGATAATCCGCAAAACACGGTATTGAAGACGTACACGGTCCTGGGTATCGTCAAAAATTTTCACTTCGAGTCGCTTCGCCGTAACATTGGTGCCTTGTCGTTAGTCCTTGAGCCTAGTACGGGTGCGGTCTCGTTCCGGCTTAGCAGTACCGATCTACCCGCATTGCTGCAACAGATCGAAGCCAAATGGAAAGGGCTTGCCCCCGGTCAGCCGTTTAGCTATCAGTTCATGGACGACAGTTTCGACGAGATGTACCGGACTGAACAGCGGGTTGGAAGCATTGCGCTGACGTTTGCCTTGCTGGCTGTACTGATCGCCTGCCTGGGACTGTTCGGACTGGCGGCCTTTATGGCTGAACAGCGTACGAAAGAAATCGGGGTTCGGAAGGTATTAGGAGCCACGACTTTCAGCATTGTTGGGCTTCTGTCCAAAGACTTTCTTAAACTGGTATTGATCGCCATCGTACTGGCTTCACCCATTGCGTGGTGGGCTATGACCCAATGGCTCGCTGATTTCGCCTATAAAGTTAATCTGGAGTGGTGGGTGTTTGCGCTGGCAGGAACGGTAGCCGTCAGTATTGCCCTGCTGACGGTGAGTTTCCAAAGCATCAAAGCCGCCCTGATGAATCCCGTGAAGAGTCTGCGGGCAGAATAAACGGGTACTATTAATTTTAGTCAATCTCTTTTTTTTGTCATTCCGAGGAACGAGGACTCTTCGCGCTCGCCTATTTTTTGTGCCGTGCGGAGGTTCCTCGTTCCTCGGAATGACAAAAACAATCTGAAAATGACATTCTAGAGTACTTTACGTGTAGCTTATGCTTAGAAACTATCTCAAAATTGCCGTTCGGAACCTGGTGACAAACAGGGTTTTCGCTGGTATTAATATCATTGGTCTGGCGGTCGGACTGGCGTCGTGCCTGTTACTGTTCGTGTACATTGCGCATGAACTGAGCTACGATGACTTTCAGCAGAAAGCGGATCGAATCGTCCGGGTGACGATGGAATACAGCATGGAAGGCAAGGTCGGTAAAGTACCAGAGACCGGCACGAAAGTAGCCCCCGAATTTGGTCGTCAATTTCCTGAAGTTGAATTGGGCGTTCGGATGATCAACCGGGATGCGGTGGTGATCAAAGGGGACCAGCAGTTCAGCGAAAAACGCGTTGTGTTCGCGGATTCTACTTTCTTCACGATGTTTTCCTTTCCCCTGCTCAAAGGAAATCCGCAAACTGCACTGGCCGGGCCAAACCTCGTTGTACTGTCTGAAACAAAAGCCCGTACTTATTTTGGCATGGAAAACCCAATCGGAAAGTCCCTTCGCATCAATACCGGCGGCTCTTTTCGGGATTATTCCGTAACGGGCGTGGTGGCCGATTGTCCGGCTAATTCACAGATTAAATACGACCTGCTGACCTCGTTTGCTACATTGCCCGCTGCCAAAACCGAAGAGTGGTACTCCGCTAACTACGCCACATATTTACTGCTTCGTAAGCCCGACGATATAGCCGCTTTACAGGCGAAGATACCGGCCTTTATGAAGACCCAGTTTCCTGATGAAACACCGTCAGCCAGTGATTACCTCACGTACAATCTTGAACCAATTCGGCGGGTACACCTACATTCTGACGTGGAAGGGAATTTTGAACCCAACGGTGATTTAACCTACATCTACATCTTTGGGGCCATTGCGGTGTTGATTCTGCTCATCGCCTGCGTTAATTACATCAACCTGGCTACATCGCGGGCCGTCGAACGGGCGCAGGAAGTGGGCGTTCGGAAAGTGATGGGTGCAATGCGCGGGCAACTGTTCGGACAGTTCATTGGCGAGTCGGTTATCGTTACCGCAGTAGCCACACTACTCGCGGTGTTATTGGCCTGTTTGACCTTACCGCTTTTCAACAGCGTGTCAGATCGCCATTTCGCCATCGATGTTTTCTTTAAGCCGGAAAACGGGCTGGTGTTGTTGGGTGCTAGTGTGCTGGTCAGCTTACTAGCCGGCAGTTATCCGGCGTTGGTGTTGTCCGGCTTTCAGCCAATTCGTGTGTTGAAAGGTCATTTGAAAACAACAGGTGCGGGGCAGTTTCGGCGGGCGTTGATTGTGTTTCAGTTTGCCATCACGGCAATCCTGATTGTCTGTACGTTACTCGTTCGGAACCAGTTGCAATTCGTTCAGCAAAAAAAGTTAGGCTACAATAAAGACCATGTCCTCTTATTACCCGTCGACAGGGAGGTCAACGAAAAAATAAGTGCCATCAAAAGTGAGTTTAGGCAAAACGCGGATGTACAGCATGTTTCCTTGGCGTCCAATTCGCCGGTGTTCGTAGGCGGTGGCTATGCGATGCGCCAGCCGGGTATGCCGGAAGGCCAGCGTAAGATGGTGACCGGGCTGACCATTGACGAGGATTTTGTGAAAACAACGGGCTTGCATCTCATTGCGGGTAGCGATTTAAATGCGGTGGATATGGACCGCATTGCGCGTTCGGATAATGATAGCCTGACGCGCAGCCGATTTATTCTGAACGAATCGGCGGTGAAAGAGCTAGGCTGGACCCCGCAGCAAGCCATCAACCAGCGGCTCGATGTAAGCGGGCGACTGGGTCTGGTCAAGGGTGTTGTGTCCGACTTTCACTTTGCGTCCATGAAACAAAAAATTGGCCCAATGGCACTTTTCCCGCAGAACGGTGGTGAAATTCTGCTCGTCAAGCTCTCGGGTAATCAGTTGAGCAATACGCTCCAATTTCTGGAAAGCAAATGGCGGACGCTCATCCCGAACCGGCCATTCACGTATGCGTTTATGGATGAAGAATTTGATAAAATGTATGCCGCCGAAACGCGTACCGGACGTATTTTCAGCGTTTTTGCTTTTTTATCGATCTTCTTGGCGTGCCTGGGTCTGTTTGGCTTGTCGGCTTACACAACTGTTCAGCGCACCAAAGAAATTGGCGTTCGCAAGGTGCTGGGCGCATCCGTATTCAGCATTGTCGGATTGCTGTCTAAAGATTTCTTAAAGCTCGTGCTGGTGGCTATTGTCGTAGCCGTTCCTATTGCGTGGTACGCTATGAATCAGTGGTTACAGGGATTTGCCTATCGAGTCGCTATCGAGTGGTGGGTGTTTGCGCTGGCGGGCATACTGGCTATCGGCATTGCACTCATTACGGTCAGTTTTCAAAGCGTAAAGGCGGCTCTACTGAATCCGGTGAAGTCGTTGCGTTCTGACTAATAAGCTTAACGTTTTTTAACACGCTGATAAACAGGTTTGCACGTACCTTGCTAGTACTTGGTAATGTCCGTGCACGATGATTCAGAACTACGCTAAAATTGCCCTGCGCACGTTGCGTTCGCAACGGTCTTACACGCTACTCAATGTAGTTGGCCTTACGGTCGGTATGGCGGGTGGTCTGCTTATTTTTCTGTTTATTCATTATCATCTGAGTACAGATCGGCACCATGCTAAATTCGACCGTATCTTTCGGGTAGTCACCGATTTGCACCTCGAGGATGGCTCGGTCGAATACTATCCTGAAGCGCCCCTGCCGATGGCACAAAAGCTGCGCACCGCCTACGCGCCGGTGGAACAGGCGGCTTACCTGAAAATGATTCGTGAGTTGACGGTCAGTATACAACGGTCCGATCAAACGACGCCAGTCCGTTTTCTGGAACATAAAAGCACGGCATTTGTCGAGCCCGAATTGTTTGGTATTCTGGATTATCAGTGGGTACGGGGTAACCCGAAAACGGCGCTTCGCGAACCCAATAGCGTTGTCCTGACCGAGTCGTGGGCCAGACGGTATTTTGGCAACGCTGATCCGATGGGCCAAACGCTGAATCTGAACCACCGGGCCGATGCTACCGTAACCGGTATTCTCGCTGATCCGCCTAAAACGACCGATACCGACATCAATCTTTTTGTTTCGTTGCCGACGATTGGACAGCTCGATCCCGGT contains the following coding sequences:
- a CDS encoding ABC transporter permease, which produces MLTSYLKIAWRTLQKQRGLTFINIAGLAVGLACCLLITLYVLDELSYDRYNTKADRIYRVQADIKFGGNDVHLAVTPDPMGPTLKKDYPQVEQFVRLHQRGTWLVKRAGSPTNLREDNITFADSTLFDVFTLPLLTGDPKRALAEPNTVVISESAAKRHFGKQNPVGQILVFDNNESYRVSGVMQDMPKNAHFHSDFFVTMLSDKYPWGQWLSNNYHTYIVLKPGTDPAVFAQNFETVIQKYAGPQAQQMVGVTIDQFRKSGNRLNYWMTPLTDIHLRSKQQIELAPNGDIQYVYIFSAVALFILLIACINFMNLATARSANRAREVGVRKVLGSERNQLVGQFMTESVLTTVLAMLVALVIVGIALPGFNALAAKEMRIEQLMSPVMLSILVVLPISVGLLAGIYPALFLSSFRPITVLKGKLNVSFRSAGLRSGLVVFQFMMSIILIVGTIIVYRQLTYIRTKNLGFNRERVLKINDAYALNKQAETFRQEVLRLPGVVSGSMSGYLPTPSDRSDQSFFPEGQVDQKKAVSMQKWLVDYDYVQTLGMQLTNGRNFSRGFGSDSSGIILNETAAKLFGGKNIIGKRIATFDNPQNTVLKTYTVLGIVKNFHFESLRRNIGALSLVLEPSTGAVSFRLSSTDLPALLQQIEAKWKGLAPGQPFSYQFMDDSFDEMYRTEQRVGSIALTFALLAVLIACLGLFGLAAFMAEQRTKEIGVRKVLGATTFSIVGLLSKDFLKLVLIAIVLASPIAWWAMTQWLADFAYKVNLEWWVFALAGTVAVSIALLTVSFQSIKAALMNPVKSLRAE
- a CDS encoding ABC transporter permease: MLRNYLKIAVRNLVTNRVFAGINIIGLAVGLASCLLLFVYIAHELSYDDFQQKADRIVRVTMEYSMEGKVGKVPETGTKVAPEFGRQFPEVELGVRMINRDAVVIKGDQQFSEKRVVFADSTFFTMFSFPLLKGNPQTALAGPNLVVLSETKARTYFGMENPIGKSLRINTGGSFRDYSVTGVVADCPANSQIKYDLLTSFATLPAAKTEEWYSANYATYLLLRKPDDIAALQAKIPAFMKTQFPDETPSASDYLTYNLEPIRRVHLHSDVEGNFEPNGDLTYIYIFGAIAVLILLIACVNYINLATSRAVERAQEVGVRKVMGAMRGQLFGQFIGESVIVTAVATLLAVLLACLTLPLFNSVSDRHFAIDVFFKPENGLVLLGASVLVSLLAGSYPALVLSGFQPIRVLKGHLKTTGAGQFRRALIVFQFAITAILIVCTLLVRNQLQFVQQKKLGYNKDHVLLLPVDREVNEKISAIKSEFRQNADVQHVSLASNSPVFVGGGYAMRQPGMPEGQRKMVTGLTIDEDFVKTTGLHLIAGSDLNAVDMDRIARSDNDSLTRSRFILNESAVKELGWTPQQAINQRLDVSGRLGLVKGVVSDFHFASMKQKIGPMALFPQNGGEILLVKLSGNQLSNTLQFLESKWRTLIPNRPFTYAFMDEEFDKMYAAETRTGRIFSVFAFLSIFLACLGLFGLSAYTTVQRTKEIGVRKVLGASVFSIVGLLSKDFLKLVLVAIVVAVPIAWYAMNQWLQGFAYRVAIEWWVFALAGILAIGIALITVSFQSVKAALLNPVKSLRSD